One region of Rhodophyticola sp. CCM32 genomic DNA includes:
- a CDS encoding NfeD family protein, with translation MMLGEWWVWMAGALVLAVGEVLLPSFILLGFAIGAGVVGLILLIGGPLALWLAGSMPVMMLVFAVMSLVAWLLLRHYIGLRRGPVKSFDHDINDN, from the coding sequence ATGATGCTTGGTGAATGGTGGGTCTGGATGGCAGGCGCGCTGGTTCTGGCGGTGGGGGAGGTGTTGCTGCCCTCCTTCATCCTGCTTGGGTTTGCCATTGGCGCGGGCGTGGTCGGGTTGATCCTGCTGATCGGCGGGCCATTGGCGCTTTGGCTTGCGGGATCGATGCCGGTGATGATGCTGGTCTTTGCGGTGATGTCGCTGGTGGCATGGCTGTTGTTGCGCCATTACATCGGGCTGCGGCGCGGGCCGGTGAAAAGCTTTGACCATGATATCAATGACAATTGA
- a CDS encoding SPFH domain-containing protein: MDFNQLISELLGGNIVILLLAAFIILCIFLGVRIVPQSEQHVVERFGRLKSVLGPGINFIIPFLDRVAHKVSILERQLPNASQDAITSDNVLLQVETSVFYRVLEPEKTVYRIRDVDAAISTTVAGIVRAEMGKMELDEVQSNRNQLISEIQRMVESAVNDWGIEVTRAEILDVALDQATREAMLQQLNAERERRAQVTRAEGQKRDVELQADAELYAAEQDAKARRVLADAEAYATQVVAAAIADHGLAAAQYQVALKQVEAISAVAKGDGSQTIIVPADAVDAFGKAFQMLKGHT; this comes from the coding sequence ATGGATTTTAATCAGCTTATTTCAGAGCTTCTTGGCGGCAATATCGTGATCCTGCTGCTGGCAGCGTTCATCATTCTTTGCATCTTTCTGGGTGTTCGGATTGTACCGCAGTCTGAGCAACATGTGGTGGAACGGTTCGGGCGGCTTAAATCGGTGCTGGGGCCGGGGATCAATTTCATCATCCCGTTTCTGGACCGTGTGGCCCACAAGGTCAGCATTCTGGAACGACAGTTGCCCAATGCCAGCCAGGATGCAATCACCAGCGACAATGTGCTGTTGCAGGTGGAAACCAGCGTCTTCTACCGGGTGCTGGAGCCCGAAAAGACCGTGTACCGGATACGCGATGTGGATGCGGCGATTTCCACCACTGTGGCGGGTATCGTGCGGGCCGAGATGGGCAAGATGGAACTGGATGAGGTTCAGTCGAACCGAAATCAGCTGATCTCGGAAATTCAGCGCATGGTGGAAAGCGCGGTGAATGACTGGGGGATCGAGGTCACCCGGGCCGAAATTCTTGATGTGGCGCTGGATCAGGCCACCCGTGAGGCGATGTTGCAGCAGTTGAACGCGGAACGTGAACGCCGGGCGCAGGTCACCCGCGCCGAGGGTCAGAAGCGCGATGTGGAATTGCAGGCGGATGCGGAACTTTATGCCGCCGAGCAGGATGCCAAGGCGCGCCGGGTTCTGGCCGATGCCGAGGCCTATGCGACCCAGGTGGTCGCGGCGGCGATTGCCGATCACGGGCTGGCGGCGGCACAGTATCAGGTGGCGCTGAAACAGGTCGAGGCGATTTCAGCCGTTGCCAAAGGCGACGGCTCGCAGACGATCATTGTGCCGGCGGATGCGGTCGATGCCTTTGGCAAGGCGTTTCAGATGCTGAAAGGGCACACATGA
- a CDS encoding DNA polymerase IV: protein MPALCRDCLTTFETGTRCPACARPRIISHPELYDLSIAHMDCDAFYASVEKRDNPDLRDKPIIIGGGKRGVVSTACYIARIKGVTSAMPMFKALKLCPEAVVVRGRMEVYAQISRQIRAMMEDLTPAIEPLSLDEAFMDLTGTARLHGKPPAAMLAGLVNRMQAELGITGSIGLSHNKFLAKIASDLDKPQGFSVIGQAETTDFLTDKPVRMIWGIGQAGQASLHKAGIRTFADLRRWDRKALADRFGTMGERLYSLSRGEDSRRVKRDRVVKSISNETTFFDDISDPDILDGHIWRMTEKVAARAKAKDIAGRVVTLKLKRADFTQITRRISLGDATHMADRIYRTARALFDAVDHTKPYRLLGVGLSDLVAADQADRSGNLFDPAQAKRYEAERATDAIRNRFGKDAIVKGRALR from the coding sequence ATGCCCGCCCTTTGCCGCGATTGCCTGACCACGTTCGAGACCGGCACCCGCTGTCCGGCCTGCGCGCGGCCACGTATCATCTCCCACCCTGAGCTGTACGACCTCTCCATCGCCCATATGGATTGCGACGCCTTCTATGCCTCGGTCGAAAAACGCGACAATCCCGATCTGCGCGACAAGCCGATCATCATCGGCGGCGGCAAACGCGGTGTCGTCTCCACCGCCTGCTACATTGCCCGAATCAAAGGCGTGACATCCGCGATGCCCATGTTCAAGGCCCTGAAACTCTGCCCCGAGGCGGTGGTGGTGCGCGGCCGGATGGAGGTTTACGCCCAGATATCCCGCCAGATCCGCGCGATGATGGAAGACCTGACCCCCGCCATCGAGCCCCTGTCCCTGGATGAGGCCTTCATGGATCTCACCGGCACCGCCCGCCTGCACGGGAAACCGCCCGCCGCCATGCTGGCCGGGCTGGTGAACCGCATGCAGGCCGAACTTGGCATCACCGGCTCCATCGGTCTCAGCCACAACAAATTCCTGGCGAAAATCGCCTCGGATCTGGATAAACCCCAGGGGTTTTCAGTGATCGGTCAGGCCGAAACCACGGATTTCCTGACCGACAAACCGGTCAGGATGATCTGGGGCATCGGCCAGGCGGGGCAGGCCTCCCTGCACAAGGCGGGTATCCGCACCTTCGCCGATCTCCGCCGATGGGACCGTAAAGCGCTGGCTGACCGGTTCGGCACGATGGGTGAAAGGCTCTATTCCCTCAGCCGCGGGGAAGACAGCCGCCGGGTCAAACGCGACCGGGTGGTGAAAAGCATCTCGAACGAGACCACCTTTTTCGATGATATCTCAGACCCCGATATCCTCGACGGTCATATCTGGCGCATGACCGAAAAGGTCGCCGCCCGCGCCAAGGCCAAGGACATCGCGGGCCGGGTTGTCACGCTCAAACTGAAACGCGCCGATTTCACCCAGATCACCCGCCGCATCAGCCTGGGCGACGCCACCCATATGGCCGATCGCATCTATCGCACGGCGCGCGCGCTGTTCGACGCGGTGGATCACACCAAACCCTATCGCCTGCTCGGCGTGGGCTTGTCTGATCTGGTCGCCGCCGATCAGGCGGACCGCTCCGGCAATCTGTTCGACCCGGCACAGGCCAAACGCTATGAGGCCGAACGCGCCACCGACGCCATCCGCAACCGGTTCGGCAAAGACGCCATCGTCAAGGGCCGCGCCCTGCGCTAA